A window of Bactrocera dorsalis isolate Fly_Bdor chromosome 4, ASM2337382v1, whole genome shotgun sequence genomic DNA:
acatgtatgcaatattacttatttgctcaataaatttaaaaaagaaaatattcatatgcatgaatagaggaatttttgccaaaaataggaatttcagcgaattgccttatcatcacatggcagcgctccatttcgtcgtaatttttggtaaacaaatgaggttcacacaagtgtaaaatgtgatttttaaaataaagattttttgggtaaaaaacgtgctaaaagagtaaaatataagtttttttaaaagattatagtgcaatttaattaatttgatgtgaaaaatgtgaaaaaagtgtgtttaatgtggtgaaatagctccttgaaatggtccaattttgcgaatttttgaactttaagacCGAATATCTCCTGTCAGTCGAACAGTGCAAAAGCTTTTGTTTCAAATGATTAACACCactttttagtatatttattgtagtttataacacattttaataaattaatttattgttatcTTCAAAAACTTACAATTGCAGCTAAACGGAAATGATGTcagttgcaaaaaaatataggtTCGCGAGACGCAGCGGTCAAAAATGCACGTGTCGTGAAGGCAAATTGCTGACAGGCAAATCAGCTGTGTTAAggcaagaatgatagaaacaagattgcgcaatgacgagttcaaattttgttcgttctgcgcatctacgtcacacggctcataaatttcgtgaaatagcTTGAGTAGCAAGTAAACATTGCTTGTTAACAAGAATGTTAGAGTAGTATAGTTTATAgctgtcaaattttttactgcgCCGTGTGACGTCAGAATTGTATGTTTAGAATAACGGACCTGCGCAATGCGTAATCtcttttctatcattcttggatagagcgtaagcgtacgtgtgaagttagtttgcacaattgtgctaagaaatgccgaccactgatttatattgatttattattCGCACAATtggcagagaacgtataatatagagaaggttcaccgcgttgccaaacttacgatatttcattttttggaggggtactcttttctattagtggatttcacctcaAAATCAGGGGTactattttctattagtggacttcaccaatatttaacaggagcgtcgaaaatagcagaattgagcattttcagtgataaatgagaaaaatgaTGCTAATTTCAATGTACGCTTACTGATTCGCATATTTACATTGCGCAACCGACTCTGCAtacaagaatgatagaaaagtGATTACGCATTGCGCAGGTCCGTTATTCTAAACATACAATTCTGACGTCACACGGcgcagtaaaaaatttgacagcTATAAACTATACTACTCTAACATTCTTGTTAACAAGCAATGTTTACTTGCTACTCAAgctatttcacgaaatttatgagccgtgtgacgtagatgcgcagaacgaacaaaatttgaactcgtcattgcgcaatcttgtttctatcattcttgctctgcatacaatatgtacatatctatattatacgttctctggtacaAACGATAGAAAATTCTGCTTAAATTGACAGCTGACAACTGACGTGTCAGAATTATTCACAGCGTTACCAGGCAAGTAGagattcaaaatgaaaatatttttcgttattaaGTACAGACTACACATTTTTCCTTAGCAAACAattcgaataaaaaattatatatatatacatatgtacatatgtatgtgtggtttaagtattttctaatgaaatttaatttttcttaacaacTTCTAAACATGCTTCCTTCGCTGTGggatactaaaatttaaaaccaCTTTCCAGAGTTCTCTTCGGTTGAACCTTAGCGCCGGATAGAAGTAATGCAGAACGGTCTTTGCCAAACAGCGCTTGTACTACAAACTCTGGTACTGCGAATAGACAAGGACGTCGTAAAGCGGAAGCAAAGGCCTAAAGATATGATggaaatatgttaattttttaattatataattataaaaataaaatatgatgtatttttaagcattaatttttgtttttgttttatatacttACTACTTTTAAACGAAATAGTTTATGGTTCAATTTACCTTTGAAAATTGGCCATTAGTTACAATTTCCGGTGCCACACCGTTCATTACACCctctattttatcattttcaataCTGCTTTGTACTAGTTGGCATAaatcagggatgggcacatgagccctcagtggcattttgcccgtgcgggcacgagtgcacattttgagggctaggtgaggggatcatcgcgggcaaacatgaagagggaagtgagagcaacgttttaccactccatatttacaaatgagagcaacgtattttccaccaccattgactgatctatcacatgtacagtggtgtgaacaaaagaaacaaccataaggtgttgtgaagttttaaaatatgctgttttcttattaaataaaattgtttttagatacataacataacatatatatattttttcctaacagtgattaaaatttcccaccatgcaaagctaaataaaaacaaattttaatgcgaaactctaaactctgcaaattatgtttacccctttttgttcacacaactgtacaattccgatatgaagtaaacttccacccttaaatttgtgtacaatgtcagtattgccgcaaccactctgccagagataaagagatccccaactctcctgtcactggaaatgtgagagccgctcacctaccgaactttgacagttgactggattgggtaggtgttgacgttttgcaattggaatgactggaacggccagattgaaattataccaaaaatatatgtgaacggaggaatttgttgccgccgttcaagatcgctaataaaaattttaaacaatgaaaatcaaagaaaatgcgaaatttaaatatatttcatgaaacgttttgtaatttaatgcataatataattaattttctattacaaatgattaaaaacatttattaattgagaactaataGGCTTAATTCGCCTTATTAAGTATTAAAGATCGAAAATCAgttattttaatataccataaaatcataaaaaaggaattcagtagtttcgccatatattaaaagtccaatatataataatttgcaatcgtaataaatgttgggtattttaatttaaatgcccaaaaattattattttgttcaatctggccataatggaaaatgttataaaaaacgcttattttgaggcgctctcacactggaataagttgggcatcccattatccagagataaagagatgtttaactcctctctcactggaagtgagagaacaatttctaaacgtcaaaacctactgaaatttgacagctaatcgagttcagtaggttttgacgtttatcaattggaaatgagcgatggccagattgaaatcttaccaaaaaaatatgtaaacggagggatttgttgcatcgtttaaGGCCacttataaaagtgaaaaacaatgaaaattaaaaaaatttgtgaattttaaagttatttgaTGAAAGGTTTTGTcatttgaagcatcatagtattgttttcaatggaaaatgattaaaaacatttaatgattgagagctaacaagattaaatccttttattgggcattgaaagatcaaaattcagttcttctaatatactttaaaaagatttaaatagtttctccatatattaaataaccactacatagtaatttttattcgtactaaatgttgggtgttttaatttaaaatgcccaagaattcttattttgttcgatctggccataatggaaaatgttataaaaaacgcttattttgaggcgctctcacactggaataagtttaaCAACCCTTTATCCCTGCCATTATCCctgactctgcgatgaacatcaagttacggaggaatgtaattcatttttttcgcaatttttctcaacttgttatgcccttctctccgtaagctgatattcccctcatctagcccccgtgcgcactttgctaactttgcgggctaaaaatgtgcccatccctggcgtAAATCATATAAATGAATCCAAGGCAGAATTTGTTTTCCACTGCCTAGAGGACCGCCTAAACCCAATTGGAAAGGAAGCCAGATATTCTGAATCATTCCACCTGTTCGTCCTATTACAACCCCAGTACGTATTTTAACCtacaaatattacataaatttttaattgaaatatttatgcataatattAAGTTAATTccttgaaatattattattattaataatactcACGCCCCTACAGTGCTTAACATTCCCTGGTAATGTTGCTGCTTTCTCCCACTCTAAGCATAACTTCGACATAAAATCAAATCCTTCTACTGGATCGCTCTCAGTATAAATATGCTTATCATCAGGTTTATAGTGACTTACTCCTGATACATTCACAAAAGCTTTCACTTGAGGTGCATCTGCAATGGCTTTCACTAATGCTGCACTTGTGTTAACACGAGAAGTCCACACATTTTGTTTAAAACCATCTGTCCAGCGTCGACTTGGATCTAAGACATTTTGTCCTGCCAAATTCACAACAGCTGTAATACCATTTGGTATACCGTTCCGCTCCAATTCCAACCAGGTTATGCGCTTCAGCCCAGGCATTCGGGATATTACAGTGACATCATAACCATTTTTGATCAAATGTTTGTTTAAACCTTTACCAATGAATCCCGTTCCTCCGCCTAAATAATGTGTCCTTAGTTATAAACTGAAAATCTAACATTTTTTGTTACTACAAACCGATTAATGCGTGTCGcgacataatttaatttatttcgattTGGTTCTACAATTTACGTAAATTTACGAAATTCACACGAGACTGAAAATTTCAGTGCCGTAAGCGAATGTTGTGAGCAAAACAAAACGCCCAATAATTGCACTGAATGCATTTCGCGAAAAATACGTCAATTCCCTATATGGAGGCCACAGGGAACATTTTTCATAGCTTCATGATTATATGCTGTTTAAAGCATTGaaatgttgttgtattttattggtGTACTTAATATCTTTCAATGCaaattatatatagttattttatttgtaaaggttcaggagagcggcttttccgaaaacgtacaccaattttcacgggaaatgtcttaaaaaattcgtttttaattccgattcacgaatatgtatggcgcgttatctaattttatgtttttttgcaataaaaacaataaacaattttacgATTTTGCACAATATCTACGCTGTAAATGGCAtcactgttcgaaattcaattgagaATTAGTGATGCAAACAGTGATcgggttcgaaatatcgatactctcgatattcgagactaaacaagaattgtcaaaaatgaaagatattgttacgaatttactgcttgctagtttactttgttaggttcgtatctctggattgacaaataaaatcaacactgtttaatttaattcaacaactctttatttcacaactcgtctacactatagcagtttactcttagcactgattgattacgttggcgctgccacggcttatatagccacgcacttctcgctagatgtcgatgtgtccttctagaatattgcgtctagaaaccaccagaacatactgctatacggcgccagatgtcgCTAGATGCCGgtgtgtccttctagaatattgcgtctagaaaccaccagaacatactgctatacggcgccagatgtagctattgcttcgacaaacaaacagccgcggcgccagatgtagctattgcttcgacaaacaaacagccgcggcgccagatgtctacaataagacaaatgctattccatatacctacagctattgttcataataatggatgcatatagcaatacaaatacaacttaatactacttttgtaacactgccctccactaaagcctaatcgtcccgattaggcacaaatcctcttgaaccaaatggggcgagcctctccaaatgtactactttcattttacatcgtgcttttccattcctttgtatgcggtataccacgtcattaagtcgttttatcaccatatagggtccttcccaggctgactgcagtttcggggacaagcctttctttcgaagtggattgtacaataggaccagatcaccttcttcaaaaccttttgaatttgccgcttgatcgaaccggtccttcatcttattgctcatcagatgcgtatgctgtcttaccattaggtgcaattcattcatttcttcctttaaggcagaacaataatctccatcatttcttacagctgtaggattcgttccaaacttaagatcagcggggagtcgcagatcagatccgaaaataatctttgctggcgtgtaaccagttgtctcgtgcttcgctgaacgatacgccagcaggaacatctggatgcacttgtcccaattccgttgatctttatcaacgattttccgcagatgttcttcgagcgttcggttgaatctctccaccattccatctgattgtggatgtaacgctgtcgtccgtgtcttgtggatgcccaataatgtacagacttcttggaaaatggaagattcgaaattcctgccttgatctgagtgtaattcgacgggcactccgaaccttgttatccaattttctacaaacgcttcggctactgtcttcgcttcctggtttggtaaggcatatacttctggccatttactgaaatagtccatgacaaccagtagatatttgtttccggccgtactggttgggaacggacctgcaacatccattgcgactcttTCAAATGGTGaccccacgttgtactgttgtagcctaccgcgacttttggctttaggacctttagctgccatgcactctacgcaattacttatccattctgctatggaatctcgacaaccgatccagtagaaccgttgtttaatcttctctatagtttttgtaattccaaggtgccctccactaggtccattgtgatattctttcaatacttttgggatcatggacttcggtactatgatcagcagacgagactgtttgccatcttcgctttcccaggtacgatgaaggtatccattaacgaggtttatgctgttccattgggcccaatatgcttttgcagttggactctcgctacttatttgttcctttggtggtcgtaccccattttctttggccattatcagctttgcaagatcagggtcctccagctgattgattctgatgcggtgaggagtccaatcatcttcaggttctatattcagtaatcgcacgtcgattataccttcttttccctctgatttggagcaatgtttacattccagtggacaagggcgacgtgataatgcatccgcatttttgtggtgaatcccctttcggtgttctgtttcgaagtcgtaattctgtaatctttcgatccatcgtgcaatttggccttccggattcttaaactgtaataaccattttaatgctgcatgatcagtcctcagcaagaatcgttgtccatacaaatacttgtggaaatgttttacacattccaccacagctagtagttcttttcgcgtcacacagtagtttttctctggtttcccgagcactctgctgtaatacccaattactctttcttgtccgtcgatgagctgagacaggacacctccaattccataagcgctcgcatctgtatccaggatgaatttctttccaggtattggataagccaacatcggcgccgtacaaagtagttctttaagctgctcaaacgctttttcttgttccaactgccatacaaacgggcgattcttctttgttaaatcatgtaaacttctagccacgttcgcaaatccaggtacaaaacggcggtaatacgtgcataaaccgaggaagctgcggagttcatgtatgttggtgggtcgaggccaatctttaactgcatttatttttccttcctcggtgtgaatcccctcagttgacactttatgtccgagatatgtgacctgcttcttccataatgagcactttttgggattcaagcgtaatccggctgatgctattcgctgaaagacttcctctagatttttcagatgatcatcaaaactttttcccatgatgataatgtcatcaagatacaccaaacatgtcttccagttgagtccttttaacacatgttccatcagtcgctcgaacgttgcaggcgcattacataacccaaatggcatcacagagaattcccataacccgtcgcccatactgaaagcggtcttttcgcggtcacgttcatcaatctcgacttgccaatatccactttgtagatctaatgtagaaaaccatttcgctccagacaaggtgtctaatgtatcgtcgattctcggtagaggataactgtctttctttgtgacatcattcaacttcctataatctacgcagaaacgggtgctaccatctttctttttaactaagacgataggtgagctccatggacttattgaaggttcgattacaccgtttttgtgcatgtcttcaataattttgttagcatcttcacgttttgctagtggaaccctacgcggagcttgtcggattggtttagcgtctccagtatttatgcgatgtttgacaatgccggttcttcctgtgtttccttcgtttgcaaatatggatgcgtatttttctaatagtttttctgcttttaatttttcatttccatgcagttcgttcagcaaattatttaggagtgtaggacttatctgctgtggctcaatagtaggcttctgttgtgaccgttcgcatcgtgctattgcacttatattctggcactgtccaattactgctcctttcttcagacttataggcgtgttgaattcattcactactctgaccggaatggtggcgtcttctctagttttcacaagcgttcttcctaccaatatgggtgtatctatttttgttggttccacaatccacaactcttcagtcccacctcctccattcactttagcccatacaatcgcctcagattttggtggaatactctgattatcatcaacaatcaccctcttactttcaacgttggtcacatatccggtgtttataggcatctccatgtcctggcaaaacagcatttgcttgtttaaatccaaagtaaccccgtgatcaatcatgaaatctactcccattataatttcatccgtgatttctgctacgatgaaggtgtgattaacttccagggtaccaatcatcacttcgcaaaacacttttcccgcgacagctgcttcctctccggtggccgttcgaagcttgcaaccgactaatggttcaaccgttcctcttaccacatccggtcggataattgaatgtgtggcaccagtatccaaagtaagcatTGAccgtcgtccatttacgataccgttgatagtaagattgttgtcatggcgacctatttgtgatatcgagatggcggggcaaatagttgtgggaaccagctcacgcccctttgaactgttccgttttagtttaacgacttgtgagatgtggatgctccgtcctcgttatctgttggatgtttccgttttgatgggtttacttttatattgcaatttcgggcaaagtgacccgcttttccacagttgaaacatctgcctgttgtatttactcgcggtgcagcaattgtcttcagagtcttcaatatttcctccatcagcgctggttgttccatttcaaccctttgtactttgtgtgctggtttacttagtagggaagctgtttcctgtgtgagggcgtgcgaaaccgtttcagcaaacgttctttttggcaatgcatatgtggcgcgtttggtgtccacatcacgaattccatttatgaaacattgaatttttaccctctcaatgtattccacaggtgcatctgcatttgccaaatgagccagtcgttctatttcagttgcgaactcttgcaatgactcgttcatcttctgacccctattttgcagttcgatctggtatatttgtttccggtgctcactaccatatcgtctttctatcgcactcatcaatgcctcatagttgtcccgttcacagtctggaatagtctgaaggatttctgccgcaggtcctttcaatgatacaaacaaggacgccactttgtccgcttcattccagttattggccattgctgtcttttcaaactgaagtttgaaaatttgaaatggaatacttccatcgaatgtgggtgccttcaatcttggattatttgttgatggtgcagggccatgcagttgcagttctcgcatccgattactcaaatgaagaacttctgatttcaaattttcttcgtcattttttaacgtgcttaattcgtcttccaattttgaaactttctgttgcacttgtgtattactttctgtaatctgttgtaccaaacgcttttctaactgcgtattattttcagttatttgttgtgtaaggcgagactctaactgtgatgtattttcagctatttgcgttatttgctgtgccagacgattttctgcctgcactgcattttcggccagacgattttctgtttgcactacattttctgccatttgcttaatagccactaacaacgtgttcatgtctacacttgatgatgttcgttgttcttctactttctcttctacctttgtagaagtttctggcccaacaaattcgaactcgtccacattaattccatccgcttccattgcttcacgtaatcgtgcctgcagatccgccttttgcccgcttatcggcaaattacgctcctccagttccttttttaattgctgaattctcaattctccgaatttaaccatcttgaatttggattatttgacaatcccacttctgacaccaattgttacgaatttactgcttgctagtttactttgttaggttcgtatctctggattgacaaataaaatcaacactgtttaatttaattcaacaactctttatttcacaactcgtctacactatagcagtttactcttagcactgattgattacgttggcgctgccacggcttatatagccacgcacttctcgctagatgtcgatgtgtccttctagaatattgcgtctagaaaccaccagaacatactgctatacggcgccagatgtcgCTAGATGCCGgtgtgtccttctagaatattgcgtctagaaaccaccagaacatactgctatacggcgccagatgtagctattgcttcgacaaacaaacagccgcggcgccagatgtagctattgcttcgacaaacaaacagccgcggcgccagatgtctacaataagacaaatgctattccatatacctacagctattgttcataataatggatgcatatagcaatacaaatacaacttaatactacttttgtaacaatatataaaagaaaaatattattaattggaaaaataaaaagaaattaaaatatcgatattctcaatattcgagtctgaaagaaaattggtaaaaatgagaaatacataatataaaaataataataattggaaaaatataaataaattaaaatatcgatattctcaatatacgagtctgattgagaattggtaaaaatgagaaatacataataggaaaatttataattcattaggggtattctcttgctcttgcaaaacccggtgcacggtgcaagcattgcaaatttacaacggcacaacaacaaacacacgcagaaaaatatttgcaagggctgtgaaatatgtcagaccaaaacccatgtatattagcgtgcaatgtcacgcaaaaataaaattgcaaccgtgttgtagttgccattttacataaagacatattacgtcgttaaactgttgagaaaggtaaattttaattagattttataatttctatttaaattataaagttttgttacagtttttttgttaaaaatgcatgcagaaggtgcgccaattcacaatagacatgcacaatagtcatttacaataaattgactgaatcagtcgctcatatatcactagattctgcaatgggtgctctcgtgcccttgtatatttcggtgtagtatttttgcaatctgcaatcttgcaagagcaagagaatacccctattattattgcagaaagaagaagaatttaccaatttttaccaattcttgATCAGCCTCGAATATTGagagtatcgataattcgaaaacgatcatgaatcaatagtggccattcgaatttacaacagctgtgccatTATTTCGAACATaccttgccattttcgttgaagtgaagtgattgtaaagtttttcatattttaataaaataatatataacaaaaaaaaacaatttctcttattgaaaaagtaaacaacatcaataattacgtgtatataacttatagaaagtataattttaacatcTAAAGACGTGTAAAgcgcaaaagtgaatttttgatttcgggaaatacgatgttttttgataaaaacaaagaaaatactgattttaaaggcacgcgcctaacatattcgtaaattagaactaaaaacgagtattttaagacctttcccgtgaaaattggtgtacgttttcggaaaagccgctctcctgaacctttACCCTTTTGTTATGTAGGGTCAGAATGTGCTGAACCAAAAGatgtaagttatttttattgatcTTACCATCTATTGTATgtaaacgttttttctttttctatagtCAAGGTTTAGTGACCGGCCTGCAGGAAATCGATAAGCTCAAAAATCAAGTGCAAGATGTCTTCGTTCCATTCGAAGTATTCGATTACATTGACCAAGACAAGAATCCTCAATTATATACAAAAGATTGCGTTGAAAAGGCGTTGGCCAAGAACGAGGAGATTAAAGGCAAAATTGATGCTTACCGCAA
This region includes:
- the LOC125778198 gene encoding LOW QUALITY PROTEIN: epimerase family protein SDR39U1-like (The sequence of the model RefSeq protein was modified relative to this genomic sequence to represent the inferred CDS: substituted 1 base at 1 genomic stop codon) — protein: MSRHALIGGGTGFIGKGLNKHLIKNGYDVTVISRMPGLKRITWLELERNGIPNGITAVVNLAGQNVLDPSRRWTDGFKQNVWTSRVNTSAALVKAIADAPQVKAFVNVSGVSHYKPDDKHIYTESDPVEGFDFMSKLCLEWEKAATLPGNVKHCRGVKIRTGVVIGRTGGMIQNIWLPFQLGLGGPLGSGKQILPWIHLYDLCQLVQSSIENDKIEGVMNGVAPEIVTNGQFSKAFASALRRPCLFAVPEFVVQALFGKDRSALLLSGAKVQPKRTLESGFKFXYPTAKEACLEVVKKN
- the LOC105222211 gene encoding mediator of RNA polymerase II transcription subunit 10 isoform X2, with amino-acid sequence MSAPLENLETQLEMFIENVRQIRIIVSDFQPQGQNVLNQKIQGLVTGLQEIDKLKNQVQDVFVPFEVFDYIDQDKNPQLYTKDCVEKALAKNEEIKGKIDAYRKFKANMLLELFKTFPNEMNMYRAYRPDSI